Proteins from a genomic interval of Streptomyces fodineus:
- the ftsE gene encoding cell division ATP-binding protein FtsE, with the protein MIRFDNVSKVYPKQTRPALRDVSLEVEKGEFVFLVGSSGSGKSTFLRLILREERCSHGQVHVLGKDLARLSNWKVPQMRRQLGTVFQDFRLLPNKTVAENVAFAQEVIGKSRGEIRKSVPQVLDLVGLGGKEDRMPGELSGGEQQRVAIARAFVNRPKLLIADEPTGNLDPQTSVGIMKLLDRINRTGTTVIMATHDQNIVDQMRKRVIELEKGRLVRDQARGVYGYQH; encoded by the coding sequence GTGATCCGATTCGACAACGTCTCCAAGGTCTACCCCAAGCAGACCCGCCCCGCACTCAGGGATGTCTCCCTGGAGGTGGAGAAGGGCGAGTTCGTGTTCCTCGTGGGGTCCTCCGGCTCCGGAAAGTCCACCTTCCTGCGGCTCATCCTCCGCGAGGAGCGGTGCAGCCACGGACAGGTGCACGTGCTGGGCAAGGACCTCGCGCGCCTCTCCAACTGGAAGGTGCCGCAGATGCGCCGCCAGCTGGGGACGGTGTTCCAGGACTTCCGGCTCCTGCCGAACAAGACCGTCGCGGAGAACGTGGCCTTCGCCCAGGAGGTCATCGGCAAGTCCCGCGGCGAGATCCGCAAGTCCGTACCGCAGGTGCTCGATCTCGTCGGGCTCGGCGGCAAGGAGGACCGCATGCCCGGCGAGCTGTCCGGTGGTGAGCAGCAGCGCGTGGCCATCGCGCGGGCCTTCGTCAACCGGCCCAAGCTGCTCATCGCCGACGAGCCCACCGGCAACCTCGACCCGCAGACCTCCGTCGGCATCATGAAGCTGCTCGACCGCATCAACCGGACGGGCACCACGGTCATCATGGCGACGCACGATCAGAACATCGTGGACCAGATGCGCAAGCGCGTCATCGAGCTGGAGAAGGGCCGCCTCGTCCGCGACCAGGCCCGCGGCGTCTACGGCTACCAGCACTAA
- the ftsX gene encoding permease-like cell division protein FtsX yields the protein MRAQFVLSEIGVGLRRNLTMTFAVIVSVALSLALFGGSLLMSDQVSTMKGYWYDKVNVSIFLCNKHDADSDVNCAKGAVTEDQKKQILSDLQKMPVIEKVSYESQDEAYKHYKEQFGNSPLASSLTPDQMQESYRIKLKDPQKYQVIASAFNGRAGVQSVQDQKGILDNLFTLLNLMNRGALGVMAMMLIVALLLIINTVRVSAFSRRRETGIMRLVGASGFYIQAPFIAEAAVAGLIGGGLACVALVVGRYFTIDHGMDLAHHLTLINFVGWDAVLAKLPLILATSVLMPALAAFFALRKYLKV from the coding sequence ATGCGCGCCCAGTTCGTCCTGTCGGAGATCGGTGTCGGTCTCCGCCGCAATCTGACGATGACCTTCGCCGTCATCGTCTCCGTCGCCCTGTCCCTGGCGCTCTTCGGCGGCTCGCTGCTGATGAGCGACCAGGTGAGCACCATGAAGGGCTACTGGTACGACAAGGTCAACGTCTCGATCTTCCTGTGCAACAAGCACGACGCCGACTCGGACGTCAACTGCGCCAAGGGCGCGGTGACCGAGGACCAGAAGAAGCAGATCCTCTCGGACCTGCAGAAGATGCCGGTCATCGAGAAGGTGTCGTACGAGTCGCAGGACGAGGCGTACAAGCACTACAAGGAGCAGTTCGGCAACTCCCCGCTGGCCAGCTCGCTGACGCCGGACCAGATGCAGGAGTCGTACCGGATCAAGCTCAAGGACCCGCAGAAGTACCAGGTCATCGCCTCGGCCTTCAACGGACGCGCCGGTGTGCAGTCCGTGCAGGACCAGAAGGGCATCCTGGACAACCTCTTCACGCTGCTGAACCTGATGAACCGGGGCGCGCTCGGCGTGATGGCGATGATGCTGATCGTCGCGCTGCTGCTGATCATCAACACCGTGCGTGTCTCGGCGTTCAGCCGACGGCGCGAGACGGGGATCATGCGCCTGGTCGGTGCCTCGGGCTTCTACATCCAGGCGCCGTTCATCGCCGAGGCCGCGGTCGCCGGGCTCATCGGCGGCGGCCTCGCCTGTGTGGCCCTGGTGGTCGGCCGGTACTTCACCATCGACCACGGCATGGACCTCGCCCACCACCTCACGCTGATCAACTTCGTCGGCTGGGACGCGGTGTTGGCCAAGCTGCCGCTGATCCTCGCGACCAGCGTGCTGATGCCGGCGTTGGCGGCGTTCTTCGCGCTGCGCAAGTACCTGAAGGTGTGA
- a CDS encoding S41 family peptidase → MSGRDLFCPPRRFRRGAALTLVFAGVLVTGAATGSFPETDAALRRAAAFGPSPTTTPHEDVQKAAADALADGKSPMEAAERAVSRSGDRWGAVYSEGEYQEFQEALDGRYTGVGLWARRERDGRIEVTKVQPGSPAAEAGIRRGDRLRSIDGSKVDGLPVTEVVSLLRGDADDAGAGTSVTLGLQRGTRAWSEKLRRASLSTDSVTVRRLPGGVTIIKIAAFTKGSGDAVRAAVRQAPADGGIVLDLRGNSGGLVTEAVETSSAFLDGGLVATYDVDGAQRSLHADRGGDTTRPLVTLVDGGTMSAAEMLTGALQDRGRAVVIGSRTFGKGSIQMPTELPDGSVAELTVGHYRTPSGHAVDGRGITPDLEAGGDTLQRAETVLTGLGDPS, encoded by the coding sequence ATGTCAGGCCGCGACCTGTTCTGTCCGCCCCGCCGCTTCCGCCGCGGGGCCGCCCTGACATTGGTCTTCGCCGGCGTCCTGGTCACCGGCGCCGCCACCGGCTCCTTCCCGGAGACCGACGCCGCTTTGCGCAGGGCCGCGGCCTTCGGGCCGTCGCCCACGACCACCCCGCACGAGGACGTCCAGAAGGCCGCCGCCGACGCGCTGGCCGACGGCAAGTCCCCGATGGAGGCCGCCGAGCGGGCCGTCAGCCGCAGCGGGGACCGCTGGGGTGCCGTCTACTCCGAGGGCGAGTACCAGGAGTTCCAGGAGGCCCTCGACGGCCGGTACACCGGCGTCGGCCTGTGGGCGCGGCGCGAGCGGGACGGCCGGATCGAGGTGACCAAGGTGCAGCCCGGCTCGCCGGCGGCCGAGGCGGGGATCCGCCGGGGCGACCGGCTGCGCAGCATCGACGGCAGCAAGGTCGACGGGCTCCCGGTCACCGAGGTGGTCTCCTTACTGCGGGGCGACGCCGACGACGCGGGGGCCGGTACGAGCGTCACCCTGGGCCTTCAGCGCGGCACGCGCGCGTGGAGCGAGAAACTGCGCCGGGCGAGCCTGTCCACCGACTCCGTGACCGTGCGCCGGCTGCCCGGCGGGGTCACCATCATCAAGATCGCCGCGTTCACCAAGGGCTCCGGTGACGCCGTCCGCGCCGCGGTGCGGCAGGCCCCGGCCGACGGCGGGATCGTCCTCGACCTGCGCGGCAACTCCGGCGGCCTGGTCACCGAGGCGGTGGAGACCTCCTCCGCCTTCCTGGACGGCGGGCTGGTCGCCACCTACGACGTCGACGGCGCCCAGCGCTCCCTGCACGCCGACCGCGGCGGCGACACCACCCGCCCCCTGGTCACCCTGGTCGACGGGGGCACGATGAGCGCGGCCGAGATGCTCACCGGGGCACTGCAGGACCGGGGCCGCGCGGTGGTGATCGGCTCGCGCACCTTCGGCAAGGGCTCCATCCAGATGCCGACCGAGCTGCCCGACGGCTCGGTGGCCGAGCTGACCGTCGGCCACTACCGCACCCCCTCGGGCCACGCCGTGGACGGCCGGGGCATCACCCCCGACCTGGAGGCGGGCGGGGACACGCTGCAGCGGGCCGAGACGGTCCTCACCGGACTGGGCGACCCCTCGTAG
- the smpB gene encoding SsrA-binding protein SmpB → MAKEKGRKLIAQNKKARHDYHILDTYEAGLVLMGTEVKSLRQGRASLVDGFVQLDGHEAWLHNVHVPEYSQGTWTNHSARRKRKLLLHRAEIDKLESKSQETGHTIVPLALYFKDGRAKVEIALAKGKKEYDKRQTLREKQDRRETDRAVAAARRRQRG, encoded by the coding sequence ATGGCTAAGGAAAAAGGGCGCAAGCTGATCGCGCAGAACAAGAAGGCGCGGCACGACTACCACATCCTCGACACCTACGAGGCCGGTCTGGTCCTCATGGGCACCGAGGTGAAGTCACTGCGCCAGGGTCGGGCCTCGCTGGTCGACGGCTTCGTGCAGCTGGACGGCCACGAGGCGTGGCTGCACAACGTGCATGTCCCGGAGTACAGCCAGGGCACCTGGACCAACCACAGCGCCCGCCGCAAGCGCAAGCTGCTGCTGCACCGCGCGGAGATCGACAAGCTGGAGTCCAAGTCCCAGGAGACGGGCCACACGATCGTGCCCCTCGCCCTGTACTTCAAGGACGGCCGTGCCAAGGTCGAGATCGCGCTGGCGAAGGGCAAGAAGGAGTACGACAAGCGCCAGACCCTGCGCGAGAAGCAGGACCGGCGCGAGACGGACCGCGCGGTGGCGGCGGCGCGCAGGCGCCAGCGGGGCTGA
- a CDS encoding MFS transporter — MPSVISTTSGYRRLFALPGTRAFTTGNLLARLPMGMFGVSAVVMIAGSRGSYALAGAVTATGLAATALAGPWVARLVDRHGQARVAVPATLASVLGSLALLLCVRYGAPDWTLFAAYAGTAATPNIGGLSRARWAHLLRDDPGALHTANSFEQAADELCFMLGPVLASFLTGTFFPEAGTLAGAALLLAGMLLFTAQRATEPPPRARSQARSPLRSPGIPPLLACFTATGAVFGSMEVVTIAYAGAQGHRTAAGAVLALQAAGSCAAGLLYGALKPTGVRLGHCLAGMAVLMTLPWAAAGLTGSLWVLAGALLVAGMATAPTMVTAMTLVQRRTPADRLNEGMSLMVTGLLAGIACGSAAGGWAADHLSPTTAYAVPAAAAALALGVASLTRADGRRAPRRGATSHNEPAPGNADAAPRRIPA; from the coding sequence ATGCCCTCGGTCATATCCACCACCAGCGGCTATCGCCGCCTGTTCGCCCTCCCCGGCACCCGCGCCTTCACCACCGGCAACCTCCTCGCCCGCCTGCCCATGGGCATGTTCGGCGTCAGCGCCGTCGTGATGATCGCCGGGTCGCGGGGCTCGTACGCCCTGGCCGGTGCCGTCACCGCGACCGGTCTCGCGGCGACCGCGCTGGCCGGGCCCTGGGTCGCCCGGCTCGTCGACCGGCACGGGCAGGCCCGCGTCGCCGTACCGGCCACGCTCGCCTCCGTGCTGGGCAGCCTCGCGTTGCTGCTGTGCGTCCGTTACGGCGCCCCCGACTGGACCCTGTTCGCCGCCTACGCCGGCACCGCGGCCACCCCGAACATCGGCGGCCTCTCCCGCGCCCGCTGGGCCCATCTGCTGCGCGACGACCCCGGCGCGCTGCATACCGCGAACTCCTTCGAGCAGGCCGCCGACGAGCTGTGTTTCATGCTCGGACCGGTGCTGGCCTCGTTCCTCACCGGCACGTTCTTCCCGGAGGCGGGCACGCTCGCGGGCGCGGCGCTGCTGCTCGCCGGCATGCTGCTGTTCACCGCGCAACGGGCCACCGAGCCTCCGCCGCGGGCCCGTTCACAGGCGCGGTCGCCGCTGCGCAGCCCGGGCATCCCGCCACTGCTGGCCTGCTTCACCGCGACCGGGGCGGTGTTCGGCTCGATGGAGGTCGTCACGATCGCGTACGCCGGCGCACAGGGTCACCGTACGGCGGCCGGTGCGGTGCTCGCCCTGCAGGCGGCGGGGTCGTGCGCGGCGGGTCTGCTGTACGGCGCGCTGAAGCCGACGGGGGTGCGGCTGGGGCACTGCCTGGCGGGCATGGCCGTACTGATGACACTGCCGTGGGCTGCCGCGGGCCTCACCGGTTCGCTGTGGGTGCTGGCGGGGGCGCTGCTGGTGGCGGGGATGGCGACGGCGCCGACGATGGTGACGGCGATGACGCTGGTGCAGCGGCGCACCCCGGCCGACCGTCTGAACGAGGGGATGAGCCTGATGGTGACGGGGCTGCTGGCGGGGATCGCGTGCGGCTCGGCGGCGGGAGGCTGGGCGGCGGATCACCTGTCCCCCACCACCGCGTACGCCGTACCGGCGGCCGCCGCCGCACTCGCCCTGGGGGTGGCTTCGCTCACCCGCGCCGACGGGCGACGAGCGCCCCGAAGGGGCGCGACCAGCCACAACGAGCCCGCACCCGGTAACGCCGATGCAGCCCCACGACGCATCCCCGCATGA
- a CDS encoding LysR family transcriptional regulator has protein sequence MPVPADIDPRLLRAFVAVAQELHFTRAAARLYVAQQALSRDVRRLERELGAELFVRTTRQVTLTADGERLLPHARRVLSAQDDLLAAFAPGRFRPLLVDLNSPGLLTGRRVLHRARELAPDCELMARYESGLTGAAAELLAGRLDASFGRFAGLDPALRSGLEQQPVRYEPMAVVLPEDHPLAARTEVPLAALAGETVYAGAGNPRTLEWTDLASRLFEGRGIRQAAPLPPAVGDEEFERIMAKTRHPVLAVVDFPAMPRTVRRPLVDPVPLSPVSLVWRKGLVHPGLDALRRAAAGLAAAEGWLRRPDGGWIPATDERVMRG, from the coding sequence ATGCCCGTCCCCGCCGACATAGACCCCCGCCTCCTGCGCGCCTTCGTCGCCGTGGCGCAGGAACTGCACTTCACCCGGGCCGCTGCCCGCCTGTACGTCGCCCAGCAGGCGCTCAGTCGGGATGTGCGGCGGCTGGAGCGGGAGTTGGGCGCGGAGCTGTTCGTACGGACGACCCGGCAGGTGACGCTCACCGCCGACGGTGAACGACTGCTGCCGCACGCGCGCCGCGTCCTGTCCGCCCAGGACGACCTGCTGGCCGCGTTCGCCCCCGGCCGGTTCCGCCCGCTGCTCGTGGACCTCAACTCGCCCGGCCTCCTCACCGGCCGCCGCGTGCTGCACCGGGCCCGTGAACTCGCCCCGGACTGCGAGCTGATGGCCCGCTACGAGAGCGGCCTGACCGGCGCCGCCGCCGAGCTGCTCGCCGGCCGGCTGGATGCCTCCTTCGGCCGTTTCGCCGGCCTCGACCCGGCGCTGCGGTCCGGGCTGGAGCAGCAGCCGGTGCGCTACGAGCCGATGGCCGTCGTCCTGCCCGAGGACCATCCGCTGGCCGCCCGCACGGAGGTGCCGTTGGCCGCGCTGGCCGGCGAGACCGTGTACGCCGGCGCCGGCAATCCGCGGACCCTGGAGTGGACCGATCTGGCGAGCCGGCTCTTCGAGGGGCGCGGCATCCGGCAGGCCGCACCCCTCCCGCCGGCCGTCGGGGACGAGGAGTTCGAGCGGATCATGGCCAAGACCCGCCATCCGGTGCTGGCGGTGGTGGACTTCCCGGCCATGCCCCGTACGGTGCGCCGGCCCCTCGTCGATCCCGTCCCGCTGTCGCCGGTGTCCCTGGTGTGGCGCAAGGGGCTGGTCCATCCCGGGCTGGACGCGCTGCGCCGGGCGGCGGCCGGACTCGCAGCAGCGGAGGGATGGCTGCGGCGGCCCGACGGGGGATGGATTCCGGCCACTGATGAGCGCGTGATGAGGGGGTGA
- a CDS encoding nitrate/nitrite transporter, which produces MTAPAPTRRSGRWIERWDPEDEGFWTATGQRIANRNLWFSVLSEHIGFSVWTLWSVLVLFMGPQYGLTPADKFLLTSMVTLVGAVVRVPYTFAVAVFGGRNWTIISASLLLIPTIAAFAVMEPGTSFTTFLVVGLLAGIGGGNFASSMTNINAFFPLRKKGWALGLNAGGGNIGVPVIQLVALAVIGASGGPRVLLGIYIPLIVVAAVLAAVFMDNLATVRNDTGAAKDAAKDAHTWIMSFLYVGTFGSFIGYSFAFGQVLTIQFGRTPLQAAYLTFIGPLLGSLIRPLGGRLADRFGGARITLWNYVAMAAATAVLIVASRQKSLALFVSVFVVLFVLSGLGNGSTYKMIPGIFQAKALAKGLEGEAALAYGRRLSGASMGLIGAVGALGGVGINLAFRQSFLSYGSGTGAFVAFLAFYGVCFAVTWAVYVRRTAVRVGAVATAETKPQLSYAEV; this is translated from the coding sequence ATGACAGCCCCAGCCCCAACCCGTCGTAGTGGCCGCTGGATCGAGCGCTGGGACCCGGAGGACGAGGGATTCTGGACGGCGACCGGGCAGCGGATCGCCAACCGGAACCTCTGGTTCTCCGTTCTCTCGGAGCACATCGGCTTCTCGGTGTGGACCCTGTGGTCCGTCCTCGTCCTCTTCATGGGCCCGCAGTACGGCCTCACCCCCGCCGACAAGTTCCTGCTGACCTCGATGGTCACCCTCGTCGGCGCCGTCGTCCGCGTCCCCTACACCTTCGCCGTGGCCGTCTTCGGCGGCCGCAACTGGACGATCATCTCGGCGAGCCTGCTGCTCATCCCGACCATCGCGGCCTTCGCGGTCATGGAACCGGGCACGTCCTTCACCACGTTCCTCGTCGTCGGCCTGCTGGCCGGCATCGGCGGCGGCAACTTCGCCTCCTCCATGACCAACATCAACGCCTTCTTCCCGCTGAGGAAGAAGGGCTGGGCGCTCGGCCTGAACGCGGGCGGCGGCAACATCGGCGTGCCCGTCATCCAGCTCGTCGCCCTCGCGGTGATCGGCGCGAGCGGCGGCCCGCGCGTGCTGCTCGGCATCTACATCCCGCTGATCGTCGTGGCCGCCGTCCTGGCCGCCGTCTTCATGGACAACCTGGCGACGGTGAGGAACGACACCGGCGCGGCCAAGGACGCCGCCAAGGACGCCCACACCTGGATCATGTCCTTCCTCTACGTCGGCACCTTCGGCTCCTTCATCGGCTACAGCTTCGCCTTCGGCCAGGTCCTGACGATCCAGTTCGGCCGCACCCCGCTCCAGGCGGCCTACCTCACCTTCATCGGCCCGCTGCTCGGCTCCCTGATCCGCCCCCTCGGCGGCAGGCTCGCCGACCGCTTCGGCGGCGCCCGCATCACCCTGTGGAACTACGTCGCGATGGCCGCCGCCACCGCCGTACTGATCGTCGCGAGCCGGCAGAAGTCGCTGGCGCTGTTCGTGTCCGTCTTCGTGGTCCTGTTCGTGCTCAGCGGCCTCGGCAACGGCTCGACCTACAAGATGATCCCGGGCATCTTCCAGGCGAAGGCCCTGGCCAAGGGTCTGGAGGGGGAGGCGGCCCTGGCCTACGGCCGCCGACTGTCCGGCGCCTCCATGGGCCTGATCGGCGCGGTCGGCGCGCTCGGCGGAGTCGGCATCAACCTCGCCTTCCGCCAGTCCTTCCTCTCCTACGGCTCCGGCACCGGCGCGTTCGTCGCCTTCCTCGCCTTCTACGGCGTCTGCTTCGCGGTGACGTGGGCCGTATACGTTCGCCGTACGGCGGTACGGGTCGGGGCAGTGGCGACGGCGGAGACAAAGCCGCAGCTCAGCTATGCCGAGGTATGA
- a CDS encoding DUF899 domain-containing protein — translation MTTHKTGTREEWLAARLELLEAEKELTRRGDELARRRQELPWVRVDKDYRFETDEGTASLADLFRGRSQLLLYHFMFGPDYTAGCPSCSAIADGFNGSVVHLAHHDVMFWAVSRAPLARLHAYRQRMGWTFPWASSHGSDFNFDFGVAHTEEEWESGVVAYNFGEEDMRPATTGEKNSRDAFTRSIVGTDWETYRREGPGMSAFALQDGTVYHTYSTYARGLDALWGMYQWLDRAPLGRNENGFWWRRHDEYDNR, via the coding sequence GCCGCGCGGCTGGAGCTGCTCGAGGCGGAGAAGGAACTGACCCGGCGCGGCGACGAGCTGGCCCGGCGACGGCAGGAGCTGCCCTGGGTCCGGGTGGACAAGGACTACCGTTTCGAGACCGACGAGGGAACGGCGTCGCTGGCCGACCTGTTCCGGGGACGGTCCCAACTGCTCCTCTACCACTTCATGTTCGGGCCCGACTACACCGCCGGCTGCCCGTCCTGCTCGGCGATCGCCGACGGCTTCAACGGCTCCGTGGTCCATCTCGCCCACCACGACGTGATGTTCTGGGCGGTGTCGCGGGCCCCGCTCGCGCGGCTTCATGCGTACCGGCAGCGGATGGGGTGGACCTTCCCGTGGGCGTCGTCCCACGGCAGCGACTTCAACTTCGACTTCGGGGTCGCGCACACCGAGGAGGAGTGGGAATCGGGGGTCGTCGCCTACAACTTCGGTGAGGAGGACATGCGGCCGGCGACGACCGGGGAGAAGAACTCCCGCGACGCCTTCACCCGGTCGATCGTCGGCACGGACTGGGAGACCTACCGCCGAGAGGGTCCCGGCATGAGCGCGTTCGCCTTGCAGGACGGCACCGTCTACCACACCTACTCGACGTACGCGCGCGGCCTGGACGCCCTGTGGGGCATGTACCAGTGGCTCGACCGCGCACCCCTGGGCCGCAACGAGAACGGCTTCTGGTGGCGCCGGCACGACGAGTACGACAACCGGTGA